In Candidatus Wallbacteria bacterium, a single genomic region encodes these proteins:
- a CDS encoding lysylphosphatidylglycerol synthase domain-containing protein, protein MAKKVSFLDKFQFVFGTALFCFCIFLLVRSLGHFRYRDIMREIGNLPLENILLAVILTFANFMEFIVYDFLAIRNFQHKVGTRSLVFGTFVSFSVVNTAGYSLITGSTLRRFLYRDAQLTYLDCLKIVVFNGITLLLGLILMNGIGFLLNGGYIAGRLQIPKSNVQVAGFVFLLMICLYVLATIFYKKPLIIKTAEFRLPSPAVTLGQFLLGALDLLLIGSVLYCLLPARFNPSFFQYFSVFLLSFLSGIISTVPGGLGVFELCMVYFLSPHLSQSAILGSLLAFRGIYYLFPLLLGLATFTIHVLVTKK, encoded by the coding sequence GTGGCTAAGAAAGTCAGTTTCCTAGATAAATTCCAGTTCGTATTCGGTACCGCTCTTTTCTGTTTCTGCATTTTTCTACTGGTGCGGTCTCTGGGACATTTCCGTTACCGTGACATCATGCGGGAGATCGGCAATCTCCCGCTTGAAAATATTCTGCTGGCAGTTATTTTAACATTCGCCAACTTCATGGAATTTATCGTTTATGATTTCCTGGCGATCAGGAATTTTCAGCACAAGGTAGGGACCCGCAGCCTGGTTTTCGGGACTTTCGTAAGTTTTTCGGTGGTGAACACAGCCGGTTATTCGTTGATCACAGGCTCAACCCTGCGCCGCTTCCTGTATCGTGATGCGCAGCTGACTTATCTTGACTGCCTGAAAATAGTGGTTTTCAACGGTATCACATTATTATTGGGCTTGATCCTGATGAACGGGATCGGATTTTTGTTAAACGGAGGTTATATAGCCGGCAGGCTGCAGATCCCGAAATCCAATGTCCAGGTCGCTGGTTTCGTATTTTTGCTGATGATCTGCCTGTATGTTCTGGCAACAATATTCTATAAGAAGCCTTTAATCATCAAGACTGCTGAATTCAGACTGCCTTCACCGGCAGTGACTCTCGGGCAGTTCCTGCTGGGTGCGCTTGATCTACTGCTGATCGGTTCGGTCCTCTACTGCTTGCTGCCCGCCAGATTCAATCCCTCATTTTTTCAGTACTTCAGTGTTTTCCTGCTTTCCTTCCTCTCCGGAATCATCAGCACTGTTCCCGGGGGTCTGGGAGTGTTCGAACTGTGCATGGTTTATTTCCTTTCCCCGCATTTGTCGCAATCGGCGATTCTGGGTTCTTTACTCGCTTTCAGGGGGATCTATTACCTGTTTCCCCTGCTGCTGGGGCTGGCCACTTTCACGATCCACGTGCTTGTGACAAAAAAGTGA
- a CDS encoding NAD-dependent epimerase/dehydratase family protein: protein MKKFVVTGGAGFIGSALVKFLKKQEPDSKIVVVDNLSTGRIDNLFEITGQYDMERLDIREFEKLGRVFYGAEAVFHLAALPSVQMSIEDPVLTQAVNLGGTLNVLEASRRNKVKKVVFSSSCAIYGDGENLSETAPDRPLSPYALQKLASEKYCQLYHELFKLPTVCLRYFNVFGPGQDPKSDYAAVIPRFITAAKVGEQLRIFGDGEQTRDFIYLKDILRANITALKKEADGGIFNVGSGTAVSINTLAQTILSLTGSKSEIKHERPRPGDIRHSLARVEKAAAALSFKTEVSLSEGLKRMIERF from the coding sequence ATGAAAAAATTTGTGGTGACAGGCGGGGCCGGATTCATCGGGTCCGCACTGGTAAAATTCCTGAAAAAGCAGGAACCTGACAGCAAAATCGTGGTCGTGGACAATCTGAGCACAGGCAGAATCGACAATCTTTTCGAGATCACCGGGCAGTATGACATGGAGCGCCTTGACATCCGGGAGTTTGAAAAGCTGGGCCGGGTGTTTTACGGCGCTGAGGCAGTCTTCCATCTGGCGGCCCTGCCGTCCGTGCAGATGAGCATCGAGGATCCTGTGCTCACTCAGGCCGTGAATCTCGGAGGAACCCTCAATGTGCTTGAAGCTTCGCGGAGGAACAAGGTGAAGAAAGTCGTGTTTTCCTCCTCCTGCGCAATCTACGGAGACGGCGAAAACCTGAGCGAAACGGCTCCGGACAGGCCGCTGTCGCCATATGCGCTTCAGAAGCTGGCCTCCGAGAAGTACTGTCAGCTCTATCATGAATTATTTAAACTGCCTACTGTCTGCCTGAGATACTTCAATGTCTTTGGTCCGGGCCAGGACCCCAAGTCCGACTATGCGGCAGTGATCCCCAGATTCATTACTGCAGCCAAGGTCGGAGAACAGCTGCGGATTTTCGGGGATGGAGAACAGACCAGAGATTTCATCTATCTGAAAGACATATTGCGGGCGAATATCACGGCTTTGAAAAAGGAAGCTGACGGAGGGATTTTCAATGTAGGCAGCGGCACAGCTGTCTCGATCAATACACTCGCTCAGACGATTCTTTCGCTGACAGGCAGTAAGTCGGAAATCAAGCATGAGCGCCCGCGCCCTGGAGATATCAGGCATTCTCTCGCCAGAGTGGAAAAAGCCGCAGCCGCGCTTTCATTTAAAACAGAAGTCTCCCTCAGCGAGGGACTGAAGCGCATGATCGAGAGATTTTGA
- a CDS encoding amino acid permease: protein MQAIFRTKSVDQLVSDTREKGQILKKVLGPMDVTMIGIGAIIGAGIFTMVGRAAVGSADGSVTGAGPALIISFIITAIACGFTAFCYAEFASMVPVSGSAYTYSYATMGELVAWIIGWDLIIEYAIGNVAVAISWAGYFNDFIKSIFGMEIPIWLRIDYRTFMQKGLDINTVPHIGGIPIIFNLAAVGIIVLLTIILVRGIKESTRFNDFMVLIKLAVLALFVGIGIYYFKIENWQPFAPGGFTGIQVGAATIFFAYIGFDAVSTVAEECKDPAKDMPIGIIGSLVVCTIVYILVTMALTGMVPFAELRNKIAEPLVAGLEYNHVSYKLIALVSLGAIVAQTAVLLVFQMGQPRIFFSMSRDGLLPEFFGRVHKKFQTPHVATIITGVVVAILSAFCNIDEMADLCNIGTLFAFILVCAGVMILRIKDPDRHRPFKAPGGLLFPILGILFCVYLMFGLPWITWKRFIIWLVIGLLIYYSYGQHHSKLRKNPADN, encoded by the coding sequence GTGCAGGCGATTTTCCGCACTAAGAGTGTTGATCAGCTGGTCAGCGATACCCGGGAAAAAGGGCAGATTCTGAAGAAGGTTCTGGGTCCGATGGATGTCACAATGATTGGAATTGGTGCCATTATCGGAGCAGGAATATTCACGATGGTGGGCCGCGCAGCAGTCGGATCCGCCGATGGATCCGTGACTGGTGCCGGACCTGCATTGATTATTTCATTTATCATCACTGCAATTGCCTGTGGCTTTACGGCATTCTGCTACGCAGAATTTGCCTCGATGGTACCTGTTTCAGGAAGCGCATACACATATTCCTATGCCACAATGGGAGAACTGGTAGCCTGGATCATCGGCTGGGACCTGATCATCGAATACGCGATAGGCAATGTGGCTGTCGCCATAAGCTGGGCAGGATATTTCAACGATTTCATCAAGAGCATCTTCGGCATGGAGATTCCGATCTGGCTCAGGATAGATTACAGGACTTTCATGCAGAAAGGGTTAGATATCAATACGGTACCTCACATCGGCGGGATTCCGATCATTTTCAATCTGGCGGCAGTTGGCATCATAGTGCTTCTGACCATTATCCTGGTGCGCGGGATTAAGGAAAGCACTCGCTTTAACGATTTCATGGTGCTGATCAAGCTTGCGGTTCTTGCGCTCTTTGTAGGTATCGGTATTTATTACTTCAAGATTGAAAACTGGCAGCCGTTCGCTCCAGGTGGCTTTACCGGCATTCAGGTCGGTGCGGCGACAATCTTCTTTGCCTATATCGGGTTTGACGCTGTGTCAACTGTTGCGGAAGAATGCAAGGATCCGGCCAAAGATATGCCGATCGGTATCATCGGCTCTCTGGTGGTCTGTACTATTGTCTATATCCTGGTCACCATGGCCCTGACCGGCATGGTGCCTTTTGCCGAACTGCGCAACAAAATCGCCGAACCTCTGGTAGCAGGACTTGAATATAATCATGTGAGTTACAAGCTGATAGCCTTGGTTTCACTGGGCGCGATTGTGGCTCAGACTGCGGTACTGCTCGTCTTTCAGATGGGCCAGCCGCGTATCTTCTTTTCCATGAGTCGCGACGGCCTACTGCCTGAATTTTTTGGCCGTGTACACAAGAAATTTCAGACCCCGCATGTTGCCACAATCATTACCGGAGTGGTTGTCGCCATTCTTTCGGCGTTCTGCAATATTGATGAAATGGCAGATCTATGCAATATCGGCACACTTTTTGCCTTTATTCTGGTTTGTGCAGGTGTGATGATCCTGAGGATCAAGGATCCGGATCGGCACAGGCCCTTCAAGGCTCCAGGCGGACTTTTGTTTCCGATTCTGGGCATTCTGTTCTGCGTCTATCTCATGTTCGGGCTACCCTGGATTACTTGGAAGAGATTCATAATCTGGCTGGTGATAGGGCTGTTGATTTACTATTCATATGGTCAGCATCACAGCAAGCTTAGAAAAAATCCAGCTGATAACTAA